CAGCTACGTCAAATCATTGGTGGAGTAAAAGAGACAACTGAGCATATCGACAGCATGGCGAATTCCATTCGGGAAGGTGCCAACTCTGTCCGCGAGCAAAATAAAAATATCGTGGTCACCAGCCAAGAGATTGCGCAAGGGAATGAGCAAACAGCAACTGCGATGGAGATGACAGTGCAAACGGTTCAAGAATTCTTGAGCGAGCTGTCTGAATTGAATATGGCAATTGACGAGATGGATGCAGTATCCAATCGCGTGTCTGATATCGGAGAGAGCAGCTATAAAGTATTGCAGGAGTTTTTGGCAGATGGAACAGAGACGAACAAACAATTTCATGAAGTGCAAAATACAATGGCGATTCTCGAAGAAAAATCGAGCCGAATTAACGACGTGATTGAAACGATTCAGCAAATCGCCGGACAAACCAATCTGTTGGCATTGAATGCAGCCATCGAGAGTGCCCGTGCTGGAGAAGCGGGCAGAGGCTTCGCTGTGGTAGCAGGAGAAGTTCGCAAGCTGGCTGAACAGACAGGTTCGGCAACCCACGTCATTCAGGAGAGCATCAAAGACATTCAAGATCAGGTGAGACAAGCTACGGAAAAGACAAATGCGACGCTGGATCGCTACAATGCGGGTACAGAGCGTTTGGATTCCGTTACACAAGGCATTACGGCTCTGTCTGACATGACGAATACCTTGAAGACGTCGCTTGCGAACGTTATGGCAAGTGTAGAGACGATGAAGCAAGGTCAGAACAAGGTGAATGAATCCGTGTTGACGGTTACTGCAATTTCGGAACAAACAGCAGCAGCTACCGAAGAAGTATCTGCTACGATGCATGAGGTCAGTAGAAACGTTGATCAGTTCGTGTCTGAAACGGAGCAGGTGACAGACAGCATTCAAGAGCTGCGCAGCAAGGTGGATACGTTCCGACTGTAGACAAATTACTTTAGCTATAAATGAAAAACAGCTCTTCTACTGGCAGGATGATGCCGAGAAGAGCTGTTTTTTTTGTGGCTGTAGTGGGGGAAGAAGCGCATTTCCAGTCTACGCTTCGGCCTCCGCCCCGCAAGAGGTGAAGACTGTCCGCTCCGGGCTTAATGGCGGGAGCCGCTTCAAAAGTTGAAGTTTCGATGAGGAATCCGCAGAGTTGAAGCTAAAACCACTCCCTCCATTCAGCCCTCCGCTTTGTCGGGTTCCAGAGGCGCTTGGACTGGAAATGCGCTTCTTCCACGCGGCTTTTCATGAACAGCAAACCTACACTACAAAATTCCAATGAGCACAAGCACTACACTGTGCACGCCCAATAGCACCATGCGCAGCCAGTTAAATGACTGTTTCAACTGCCCATCCCGAATCGGAAAGATCGAATACCCGTTGCGCTTTTGCTGGTGCCGCCAGAGGGTGCCGATCTGGCTGGCAGTCATGAAGAGAAAGAGCAGACCAGCAATGATTTTTGCATAGGGGCTGGGCAATATGAGAACGACGAAGCCTGACAGCAGGATAAGTCTGAGATAAATGCCCGCAAAGTCACCAGAGCGAATAAATTTTTTGGTAAACAAATGACGTCCTGCTGTTGATTGACGGTAAGGCAGCAGCTTCGTCAGGGTAATGAGCCACGAGCGTGATTTCACTTGGTGCTGCATGGCAGGTACATCCCTGAAGTTGTTCACGAACTGATAAAAGCGGTGACGCAAGCCGCTTTCGATGGCCAACAGGCGATACCATTGTATGGAATGTTTTTTCTTATAGGTCAAGATTCGCGAATGGAGCCAGATCAAGAGCGCAGCGCAGATCAGAACACCTAATGGGACATTACCCAAGCGCAAGAATTGGCCTTCACTCAATACCCAGGCGAGGAGCATATACGAAAACACAAATCGAGCGAGTGTATAGAATCCGATCTTCTTCTGATCTGGCAAACGTAAGAACGTCCAACTGCTGTAAATATTCCAGCCCTTCAAGAGCAGGGGAATGCACCAATAAACCCACAGCTGCACGCCTTGTGCTCCTATGACCTCTGTATACATAGGCATGAGCAACAGCAGGACGACAAACACCATGATGCTCTGAATGACAAAATTGTAAACGAGTGCCTTGCGGAAATAGCGATCTAGCCTTATTTCATGCGGAGTCAAAAAAAGCAAATCTGCTTCCAGCAAAAACGTGCGCAGGGGGCTTCTCACCACGATGATTGCAATCACGAGCGCCATTGCATATGGCAAAGGGAACCAGTCCGGAATCATCGCGATGATGCTGCGGTAGTAGAAGGCGAGCAACCCCATTAAAAAGATCCCGACGAACGCCAACCCGCCATTGGCCATGTACTGGGCATATCGAATGAATTCTACGGAAAAGGCTTGGAACCGTTTGCGAAATAATTGATCTACGTCTATTTTCACTGGCCGTCATCCTCTACGATATGCAAGTATATGTCGTCCAAGGAGCTATCTGGGAGTCCTGTCATATGCCGGAGCTCCTCTAGTGTTCCTTGGGCTCTAATCTCGCCTTTGTGCAAAATGATGAATCGGTCACAATGCTTCTCGGCGGTCGCCAAAATATGTGTGGACATTAGAATGCCCGCCCCTTGCTCCTTGCAGCGGTTCAGCCACGTGAGTAGGGAACGAATTCCCAGAGGGTCCAGACCTAGGATCGGTTCATCCACGATGTACAGAGGCGGTTGTACGAGCAACGCCATCATGATCATGAGCTTTTGTCGCATCCCTTTGGAAAACTGCTGGGGAAATCGATCTTTCATTTCCTCCATGCGGAATTCTTTTAAGAGAGGACGTGCTCGTTCATAAAAAACTTCCTGGTCCAGCCCGTGGCTCATGGCCATTAACTCGATATGCTCCCACAGCGTAAGCTCTTCGTAATAAATGGGAGACTCGGGAATATACCCGTAAGACAAACGATAGTTTTCGGGGTCTGATTGAAAGGTCTTCCCCGCAATGCTGATTTCACCTGCGATTGGTTCCAGGAGTCCTAAAATATGCTTGATTGTCGTGCTTTTGCCTGCGCCATTCAGCCCGATTAGCGCTACAATTTCTTTTTCACGTATGTGAAAGGAGACGTCTTTGATTACAGCGTGGTTGTAAGAGTACCCACCTGTTACCCCTTTTACCTCCAGCAAGGTTGTCATGATATCCTCCTTTATGAATAAACGGTTATGTCCCCGTTTATATGAGAGAAATGATAGATAGTCTTCCCTCTATTTTAGCTGAATTCAGGATTTGGAAATACATTTGTTTACAGCCTTTTTTACACGAGACTGAACAAAGAGGGATAACCGTACAAGCAATGCTCCTCTCCGCTACATAAACAGTAGTATAAAGGACGGACGGAGGAGGTGGAATCTATGACAGCAGGACCGTATGAAAATCAGAAAGATATAAATCAGCATATACAACGTATCTATTTAAAATTAGACAAATTCGAAGAACGAATCGATCAGCTTGAGGGACAAATGATAGTTGTCACGAAGTGGTTGGAACGAATTGAACATCAACTGGGACGCATGGAGGATGTGCGTTATGATGTACTGCAAGTTTTGAACAAGCTACAGACGGATTTTGAAACGAAAGCAGAGAAGACGGAAAAAGACAAAGATATTATCCTGCAATTACTGGCTAACGAAAATCGGGACAAGGAAGCACTTGCTCAATTTATGGAAGTAGAAAAAGACAGGAAACAAGAACGTTTTTTACAGATTTGGGCAGTTTTAGGTCCTGTCATCGCCTCCGTTCTCTCCTCTTTTTTTACCCGATTTTTTATGTAGCGCATAATATGTTTAAAATGTGGAAAAGTTGTGTAATACGCTTTCCATTTTTCTACCATAACTTCTTTCTATACTTGGAGGGCAGATTATAGAAAGAGAGGATACCCAAGTGAAGAAGTTTGATATTTCCATGCTTACGGTTGCCATATTAGTAACGGGGTTAGCTGTTTTAGGTTTTTATCAATCATG
The window above is part of the Brevibacillus antibioticus genome. Proteins encoded here:
- a CDS encoding methyl-accepting chemotaxis protein; protein product: MSKSLATRVVALVAVIIAVMMTINIIMMYENSVATVEKTLSRSSINTALHISQGLDSEKIAKFISQPQESDDYWSIKKTLSEYTDKTGVLFVYILHTDGEKVKIMVDGMEKGAKGASTMGEETTSTSKADIAPALEGGSNSTPIVEDPVYGNYLSAFVPIEDSSGQVIAVLGVDTAADKVELINDQVLDETMPRIILAMIVVTIIALVAVFFLIKTMLRPLQVVQEASMRIASGDLTSTGISVSNKKDEIGRIVVAFGEMAAQLRQIIGGVKETTEHIDSMANSIREGANSVREQNKNIVVTSQEIAQGNEQTATAMEMTVQTVQEFLSELSELNMAIDEMDAVSNRVSDIGESSYKVLQEFLADGTETNKQFHEVQNTMAILEEKSSRINDVIETIQQIAGQTNLLALNAAIESARAGEAGRGFAVVAGEVRKLAEQTGSATHVIQESIKDIQDQVRQATEKTNATLDRYNAGTERLDSVTQGITALSDMTNTLKTSLANVMASVETMKQGQNKVNESVLTVTAISEQTAAATEEVSATMHEVSRNVDQFVSETEQVTDSIQELRSKVDTFRL
- a CDS encoding ABC transporter permease, which gives rise to MKIDVDQLFRKRFQAFSVEFIRYAQYMANGGLAFVGIFLMGLLAFYYRSIIAMIPDWFPLPYAMALVIAIIVVRSPLRTFLLEADLLFLTPHEIRLDRYFRKALVYNFVIQSIMVFVVLLLLMPMYTEVIGAQGVQLWVYWCIPLLLKGWNIYSSWTFLRLPDQKKIGFYTLARFVFSYMLLAWVLSEGQFLRLGNVPLGVLICAALLIWLHSRILTYKKKHSIQWYRLLAIESGLRHRFYQFVNNFRDVPAMQHQVKSRSWLITLTKLLPYRQSTAGRHLFTKKFIRSGDFAGIYLRLILLSGFVVLILPSPYAKIIAGLLFLFMTASQIGTLWRHQQKRNGYSIFPIRDGQLKQSFNWLRMVLLGVHSVVLVLIGIL
- a CDS encoding ABC transporter ATP-binding protein; this translates as MTTLLEVKGVTGGYSYNHAVIKDVSFHIREKEIVALIGLNGAGKSTTIKHILGLLEPIAGEISIAGKTFQSDPENYRLSYGYIPESPIYYEELTLWEHIELMAMSHGLDQEVFYERARPLLKEFRMEEMKDRFPQQFSKGMRQKLMIMMALLVQPPLYIVDEPILGLDPLGIRSLLTWLNRCKEQGAGILMSTHILATAEKHCDRFIILHKGEIRAQGTLEELRHMTGLPDSSLDDIYLHIVEDDGQ